The Chloroflexia bacterium SDU3-3 genome has a segment encoding these proteins:
- a CDS encoding 2Fe-2S iron-sulfur cluster binding domain-containing protein, protein MWEHYYQPATLDEALPLLRDHAGAARIVAGGTDVMVELSRGVRPTSALIDISQLRELAYIREDAGLLRIGALATHNDVIASAACVARALPLAQACWELGAPQIRTRATVAGNLVTASPANDTISPLMALGAELVLASAAGERTVPLHAFYTGFRRTALRPDELLREIRVPTLGERSRGLYLKLGLRRAQAISVIHLAFALEFEEDMRHIRTARIALGCLAPTVVLASAASAYLAGRELDEATCAEAARLCAQGAQPIGDVRGSADYRLLALRNMAADGLRQLAEGRERELWPAQPVLLESDRAATAATPRAGGIVEAVRTTINGQPHTLVGAQAKTLLDALRDDAGLTGTKSGCAEGECGACTVWLDGKAVMSCLTPAAQANGAHVTTIEGLGSPDELHPLQSAFIRNAAVQCGYCIPGMLMAGAKLLDEQPCPNRQQAQCALSGNICRCTGYRKILDAVMDAAHEQA, encoded by the coding sequence ATGTGGGAACACTACTACCAACCAGCAACGCTCGACGAGGCCCTGCCGCTGCTGCGCGATCATGCGGGCGCGGCGCGGATCGTAGCGGGCGGCACCGATGTGATGGTCGAGCTGTCGCGCGGCGTGCGGCCAACCAGCGCGCTGATCGACATCAGCCAGCTGCGCGAGCTGGCCTACATCCGCGAGGATGCGGGCCTGCTGCGGATCGGGGCCTTGGCCACCCATAACGACGTGATCGCCAGCGCCGCATGCGTGGCCCGCGCGCTGCCGCTGGCCCAGGCCTGCTGGGAGCTGGGCGCGCCGCAGATCCGCACGCGGGCCACGGTGGCCGGGAACCTCGTCACCGCCTCGCCCGCCAACGACACGATCAGCCCGCTGATGGCGCTGGGGGCCGAGCTGGTGCTGGCCAGCGCGGCGGGCGAGCGCACAGTGCCGCTCCACGCGTTCTACACCGGCTTCCGCCGCACCGCGCTGCGCCCCGACGAGCTGCTGCGCGAGATCCGCGTGCCCACGCTGGGCGAGCGCTCGCGCGGGCTGTACCTAAAGCTCGGGCTGCGCCGCGCCCAGGCGATCTCGGTCATCCATCTGGCCTTCGCGCTAGAGTTCGAAGAGGACATGCGCCACATCCGCACGGCACGGATCGCGCTGGGATGCCTCGCGCCCACCGTGGTGCTGGCCAGCGCCGCCAGCGCCTACCTGGCGGGGCGGGAGCTGGACGAGGCGACATGCGCCGAGGCGGCGCGGCTGTGCGCCCAGGGTGCCCAGCCGATCGGCGACGTGCGCGGCTCCGCCGACTACCGGCTGCTGGCGCTGCGCAATATGGCCGCCGACGGCCTGCGGCAGCTGGCCGAGGGCCGCGAGCGCGAGCTCTGGCCCGCCCAGCCGGTGCTGCTGGAGAGCGACCGCGCCGCGACCGCCGCCACGCCCCGCGCGGGCGGGATCGTCGAGGCCGTGCGCACCACCATCAACGGCCAGCCCCACACGCTGGTGGGCGCGCAGGCCAAAACCCTGCTCGACGCCCTGCGCGACGACGCCGGGCTGACCGGCACCAAGTCGGGCTGCGCCGAGGGTGAGTGCGGGGCCTGCACCGTGTGGCTGGATGGCAAGGCGGTGATGTCGTGCCTCACCCCCGCCGCCCAGGCCAACGGCGCGCACGTCACCACCATCGAGGGGCTGGGCAGCCCCGACGAGCTGCACCCGCTGCAGAGCGCCTTCATCCGCAACGCCGCCGTGCAGTGCGGCTACTGCATACCGGGCATGCTGATGGCGGGCGCGAAGCTGCTGGATGAGCAGCCCTGCCCCAACCGCCAGCAGGCCCAGTGC